The Synechococcus sp. RS9916 DNA segment AGGGAATACGGTCTCGATCAAGGTGGGGGACACCCGCCGCGGATGGGTTGACAGCTACCAATTGCTGCTTGAACTCTGCAGCGACGAACGCTTCAACGGCGAGACCGTGCAGGTTCGCGTTGATTTGTCTGACGTCCGCCCCGTCGGTGAAACCCTGAAGGGTTTTGGTGGCATGGCCAACCCGGTCAAGCTGAAAGATCTCTACGCCCGTGTCGCACGACTGCTGGGCAAAGCCATCGGTCGTCGCCTGACCTCTGTCGAGTGTTGCCTCCTAATCGATGAAGCTGCCGTCACCATCGTGGCGGGGAACATTCGACGCAGTGCAGGCATGCGTCAATTCGCCTCCGACGATCACGCAGCCGCTTCTGCCAAAGACAACCTCTGGCAACAGGACGAAGACGGCAATTGGCGCATCGATCCCGAGCGGGACGCCTTGCGCATGGCGAATCACACCAGGGTTTACCACACCCGTCCCAGCAAACAAGTTTTGTTGGATGCGGTCACGAAGCAGTTTCACAGCGGTGAGGGCGCCATTCAGTTCGCACCTGAAGCCATTGCCCGTTCCAACGCCGATTTGCTCACCACTCCCGAACTTCGCCAGGAGTTTATTGATCTCTACTGCGATCAAGGACGCGATGAGGCTGGGCGCTGGTTATCCCTGAACCATGGTCCGATCGAAGCCGACGAACTCGAGCATCGTCTGAGCCGCTATGGCTTGAATCCCTGCGGTGAAATTCTGGGCGCGGATTTCCACTGCAATCTGGCTGAGGTCCACCTCAACCAAATCGATCCCAGCGACGAGGAAGGGCAACGTGATGCGTTCCGTGCGGGTGCGCTGTCGGTGGCCTGCCTGCTGAATCACAAGTTTGAAGTCGAGCGCTATCGCCAGAGCCGTGCCTGGGACCCGATCGTGGGCGTGAGCTTCACCGGCTTATTTGACTTCTTCGTCCATGCGTTTGGTACCCCCTGGCTGACCTGGTGGGAAGCTGGTCGACCCGACACGGAGGAGGGACGCGAATTCAAGCGCCAAGAGGCCGATTACCTCAAGCGCTGGAAAGCCGTGGTGAACGAAACGGTCTGGGACTACTGCGACCGGCATGGTCTGCGCCGGCCCAATCGCTGCACCACAGTGCAGCCTGCTGGCACCAAGAGTCTGCTGACCGGTGCAGCGCCTGGATGGCATCCCCCCAAGGCACAACGTTTCATTCGTCGCATTACCTTCCGGAAAAACGATCCGGTGGCGATGGCCTGCATGGACTACGGCTACACCGTTGTGCCTTCTCAGTCGGATAAGGACGATCAAGGACGTCTACTCGATGATCCCTTTGATCCCCGTTGCACCGAGTGGCTGGTGGAAATTCCCACAGAAGTGAGCTGGGCCAACCTGCCAGGCGCTGACGCTGTAGACATCAATGCCTTCTCTGCGATGGCGCAGTTCGACTTCTATATGCAGGTGCAGACCCACTACACCGCGCATAACACCTCTGCAACGATCGAGTTCCGTGAGAACGAGATTGAGCCGCTGACTGAAGCACTGCATCAGACCATCGAGAACGGAGACGGCTACATCTCCGCAGCCCTCCTGGCCCGTTTTGATGCAAACGCCACCTTCCCGAGGCTTCCGTTTGAACCGATCGATGCGGAAACCTATGAGCGGATGCAGGCAGACGTAGTCGCACGCCGTGTGAACACCAACTTCTTCGATGCCCTACAGCGCTATGACGGAGGCGAACTGACCGAAGCAGGGCCTGCCGGATGCGATTCCGACAAATGCCTTCTTCCTCTGGCCAAACCAGAGAATTAAGCGGGGTCACCCTTTAAAATGGGGATGATCCATTGATTGGGTCAGCCCGCCTGGAGAGGTGGTCGAGTGGTTGATGGCTCTGGTCTTGAAAACCAGCGAGGTGCGAGCCTCCGTGGGTTCGAATCCCACCCTCTCCGTTTACGAAAACCCAGTCACTGACTGGGTTTTTTAGTGTCTGGGCGCTGTTTTGGGCGCTTTTTCTAGGGGCCGCTTGGCGGGCCAGGAATGGCTAAAAGGTGGCAAACCTCGCCATAAAGTGGCAAAAAACTGGCAATGCCAGATATGGATCTCAGCCCGCTGAACGCCAGCCTCAAGTCCCGTGCCATCCGTGGCACCGTCGTCGCGGTGAGCGGCTCGCTGTACTGGCGGGTTGCTGTGACCGATGCGCAGGGCAAGAGAGGCACCAAGCGGATTCGGCTGGCTCTGAAGGCTCAGCCCACCACGTTGCTCAAAGCAGAAAACCGCGTTGTCGAGCTTGCCGGTCTGATTGAGGATTTAGGGCATCTTCCAAGTGAGCTGCCTTGGGATGCACCAGTCCCTGCAATTAAGACTGCAGCTAATTCAGTCCTCACCGTGGCCGAGGCGGTTGAGCGACTTGAGAAAGACTTCTGGCAGAGCAAGATGCGCACCAGTGCAGCCGAGAGGACGTGGGCTCGGATCACAGCCGAAACAGACCGTTTGCCACAGCAGGCCACGCTGACGATGGATCTGTTGGTTGGTGTTGGTGAGCAGCAGGTGCCTGGCTCACGAACCCGCGTTGAGTTCCTGAAGGTCTCGAAGAGGCTGGCCAAGCTCGTCGGAGTCGAAGGCACCGATCGGCTCGACGCCTTGCGGACGCCATATGAACCGGAGGCCAGGGACATCCCTTCAGATGCTGAGGTGGCATGGCTGCTTGAAACGGTGATGGCCGACCCCACCTGGGGGTGGTGTTCTTGGGCATTGGCTACCTACGGTTGCCGACCGGCTGAAGTCTTCTCGCTGCGCCCAGCCGATGACGGTACCGCCCAGGTGCTGACGATTAAGCGCAAGGGCAAGCTACCCACCTGGCGCACAGCCTTGGCGTTACCTGTTGCGGGCGAAGGTCCAGGGCAGAGGTCGGTGCCATGGGATGTGGCTGCTCCGGCTAAATACGATTCAGCGCAAGCAAAGCTGCAGTGCGATCGGTGGCAGGGCTGGCTTAAACGCCGTGTTGCTGGTGCCCAGCTCTATGACTTGCGCCATGCCTGGGCCATTCGCAGCATCAGCAAGTTGCCCTCAACTTCGATCGCCGCGAAATGCATGGGCCACGACATTGCCGTGCATCACCGGACGTATCACCGCTGGTTGGATCAGTCAGATATTGCTGCCATAGCCCGCCAACTTCAGACAAAAAACTGAGTCTTGCGGGGGCCTGAATAACGCTTGCCCGCAACCCTCGCCAGGATGAAACTGGAGACCTGAAGCATCCCCCCGATGCCCGATTTCTCACCACTGATGGATGGAATAGACGCGGTGGTGGCAGAGATCGACGTGCATTGCGACTGCTTGGCTCAAGACCTGCTGCCTGATGACCGGGAGCACATTGAGCGGAACCTTGCTGGCGGCTGCGCCAGGGGGCTGATGCTGATCGCCTTGCACCAGCAGCTGCTCAACATCCAGCTCGATCGGATGGTGCTTGATCAGCTGGTTGAGGCCGACTGATGCCCAGGGCGCTTACCTACACCGAAATGATGAACGGCGGCCGCCAGCAGATGGATGAAGACGAGCACGCCCGCGAGCAGGAGCTGCAGCAGCGGGTTGATGCCCTGGAGAAGAACGTTGATCAGCTGGAGCAATGCCTTGTTAAGCCGTTGCCTTAACAACAAAAGTCATGACCATTACTGCAATCGCGACAGTGCCACCGAAGTAGGCAACGTTCGTGTGGAGTCCTTTCATGCAGCCTCTGCGAGTCGTATGAGTCTGCTGTTTTTTCTCTGGTCGATGGCTA contains these protein-coding regions:
- the nrdJ gene encoding ribonucleoside-triphosphate reductase, adenosylcobalamin-dependent — protein: MTLTPSRVTDAQTLPLTNGDFPATAPAANPVFYRTYSRKTSTGRESWAEVGTRNLEGLRRLGKLSDADVALMQRMQAEKKALPSGRWLWIGGTPWIEQQHNFSGAYNCTSTNLVDWEAFGLMMDLAMMGCGTGAIIEPRLIDQLPVVLNPIEVLSVSDIGVTPAGQRQETTSHTIEGNTVSIKVGDTRRGWVDSYQLLLELCSDERFNGETVQVRVDLSDVRPVGETLKGFGGMANPVKLKDLYARVARLLGKAIGRRLTSVECCLLIDEAAVTIVAGNIRRSAGMRQFASDDHAAASAKDNLWQQDEDGNWRIDPERDALRMANHTRVYHTRPSKQVLLDAVTKQFHSGEGAIQFAPEAIARSNADLLTTPELRQEFIDLYCDQGRDEAGRWLSLNHGPIEADELEHRLSRYGLNPCGEILGADFHCNLAEVHLNQIDPSDEEGQRDAFRAGALSVACLLNHKFEVERYRQSRAWDPIVGVSFTGLFDFFVHAFGTPWLTWWEAGRPDTEEGREFKRQEADYLKRWKAVVNETVWDYCDRHGLRRPNRCTTVQPAGTKSLLTGAAPGWHPPKAQRFIRRITFRKNDPVAMACMDYGYTVVPSQSDKDDQGRLLDDPFDPRCTEWLVEIPTEVSWANLPGADAVDINAFSAMAQFDFYMQVQTHYTAHNTSATIEFRENEIEPLTEALHQTIENGDGYISAALLARFDANATFPRLPFEPIDAETYERMQADVVARRVNTNFFDALQRYDGGELTEAGPAGCDSDKCLLPLAKPEN